In one window of Neisseria subflava DNA:
- the ribH gene encoding 6,7-dimethyl-8-ribityllumazine synthase has product MNIIEPRLDGTNLRIGIVQARFTNEIGSEMVKVCCRTLKELGVSEDNITLATVPGALEVPIALMNLASSEQFDALIAIGVVIRGETYHFELVSNESGAGVSRVALDYNIPIANAILTTENDEQAVARIKEKASDAAKVAVECANLVNHLLSEQYEDDEE; this is encoded by the coding sequence ATGAACATTATCGAACCACGCCTCGATGGCACCAACCTGCGCATCGGCATCGTTCAAGCCCGTTTTACCAACGAAATCGGCAGCGAAATGGTCAAAGTTTGCTGCCGCACCTTAAAAGAATTGGGCGTATCCGAAGACAACATCACGCTTGCCACCGTTCCCGGCGCACTTGAAGTGCCTATCGCGCTGATGAACCTCGCTTCATCCGAACAATTCGATGCCCTGATTGCCATCGGCGTTGTCATTCGTGGCGAAACCTACCACTTTGAATTGGTATCCAATGAGTCCGGCGCAGGTGTCAGCCGCGTTGCCCTTGACTACAACATCCCTATCGCCAACGCCATTCTGACGACTGAAAACGACGAACAAGCCGTTGCACGCATCAAAGAAAAAGCCTCCGATGCTGCCAAAGTTGCCGTAGAATGTGCCAACTTGGTCAACCATCTTTTGTCAGAACAATACGAAGACGACGAAGAATAA
- the rnc gene encoding ribonuclease III yields the protein MKPDLLKQQAHRAIQKRLGYEFRNMELLQQALTHRSYNAKHNERFEFVGDSILNYSVARMLFDAFPKLSEGELSRMRAALVNEGVLAEIALEMNVGDGLYLGAGELKSGGFRRPSILADAMEAMFAAVSFDADFSAAEKVVCHLFAERVKRADLNIGKKDSKTALQEALQARRFALPKYRIEEQAEQTADAMFVISCDLGELGFICNARGSSRKVAEQKAACEALEWLEQKFPLKKSKK from the coding sequence ATGAAACCTGATTTGCTCAAACAGCAGGCGCATCGAGCGATTCAAAAGCGTCTGGGCTATGAGTTCCGCAATATGGAGCTGCTTCAGCAGGCTTTGACCCACCGCAGCTACAATGCCAAACACAATGAGCGTTTTGAATTTGTCGGCGATTCGATTTTGAACTATTCCGTGGCGCGGATGTTGTTTGACGCTTTTCCGAAATTGTCGGAAGGCGAGTTGTCGCGGATGCGCGCGGCTTTGGTGAATGAAGGTGTATTGGCTGAAATCGCGTTGGAAATGAATGTCGGCGACGGTTTGTATTTGGGTGCCGGCGAGTTGAAGAGCGGCGGTTTCAGACGGCCTTCGATTTTGGCCGATGCGATGGAGGCGATGTTTGCGGCGGTCAGTTTTGACGCGGATTTTTCTGCGGCGGAAAAAGTGGTTTGCCATTTGTTTGCGGAACGCGTGAAACGTGCGGATTTGAATATCGGCAAGAAAGACAGTAAAACCGCTTTGCAGGAAGCCTTGCAGGCACGCCGCTTTGCCCTGCCGAAATACCGAATCGAAGAGCAGGCGGAGCAAACGGCTGATGCGATGTTTGTGATTTCCTGTGATTTGGGCGAACTCGGTTTCATCTGTAACGCACGCGGCAGCAGTCGGAAAGTAGCCGAGCAAAAAGCGGCATGTGAAGCCTTAGAATGGTTGGAACAGAAGTTTCCTTTGAAAAAATCTAAAAAATAA
- a CDS encoding DUF2185 domain-containing protein, translating into MNKFAQALAAALDRCIVTNTVAEQGEPVGFLYREAPVFENDSGWRIFSGDETDEYTDNPDNFSIVSLSAITADNPDIAPLLTQAEGSAWELNEDGEFQVVADWQPQE; encoded by the coding sequence ATGAACAAATTTGCCCAAGCATTGGCCGCAGCGCTCGACCGCTGCATCGTTACCAACACTGTCGCCGAACAAGGCGAGCCCGTCGGCTTCCTCTACCGCGAAGCCCCCGTATTTGAAAATGACAGCGGCTGGCGTATTTTCAGCGGCGACGAAACCGACGAATACACCGACAATCCCGACAATTTCAGCATTGTCAGCCTCTCCGCCATTACCGCAGACAATCCCGACATCGCGCCCCTGCTGACTCAGGCAGAAGGCAGCGCGTGGGAATTGAACGAAGACGGCGAGTTCCAAGTCGTTGCCGATTGGCAGCCGCAAGAATAA
- the era gene encoding GTPase Era, producing MDIETFLQNESQHPTDYRCGFVAIVGRPNVGKSTLMNHLIGQKISITSKKAQTTRNRVTGIYTDDTAQFVFVDTPGFQTNHRNALNDRLNQNVTEALSGVDVVVFVVEAMRFTDADRVVLKQLPKHTPVVLVVNKIDKDKAKDKFALEAFINEVRQEFEFTASEAVSAKHGLRIANLLELLKPYLPESIPMYPEDMVTDKSSRFLAMEIVREKLFRYLGEELPYAMNVEVEQFEEEESGLFRIYIAVLVDKDSQKAILIGKGGEKLKKISTEARLDMEKLFDTKVFLKIWVKVKSGWADDIRFLRELGL from the coding sequence ATGGATATCGAAACCTTTTTGCAAAACGAGTCGCAACACCCGACGGATTATCGTTGCGGCTTTGTGGCCATCGTGGGTCGTCCTAATGTCGGCAAATCCACGCTGATGAACCATTTAATCGGTCAGAAAATCAGTATTACCAGTAAAAAAGCACAAACCACGCGCAACCGTGTAACAGGTATTTACACCGACGACACGGCGCAATTTGTGTTTGTCGATACGCCGGGTTTTCAAACCAATCACCGCAATGCTTTGAATGACCGACTTAATCAAAACGTAACCGAAGCGTTGAGCGGCGTGGACGTAGTGGTTTTTGTGGTGGAAGCCATGCGCTTTACCGATGCCGACCGCGTGGTACTGAAGCAGTTGCCTAAGCATACGCCTGTGGTATTGGTGGTCAATAAAATTGATAAAGACAAAGCCAAAGACAAATTTGCGCTTGAGGCGTTTATCAATGAAGTGCGCCAAGAGTTTGAATTTACTGCCAGCGAGGCAGTCAGCGCGAAACATGGCCTGCGTATTGCCAATCTGTTGGAACTGCTCAAGCCTTATCTGCCGGAAAGTATCCCGATGTATCCGGAAGATATGGTCACGGACAAATCCAGCCGATTCCTGGCGATGGAAATTGTGCGTGAAAAACTGTTCCGCTATTTGGGCGAAGAGCTGCCGTATGCGATGAATGTTGAAGTGGAGCAGTTTGAGGAAGAGGAAAGCGGACTGTTCCGTATTTATATCGCTGTGTTGGTCGATAAAGACAGCCAAAAGGCGATTTTAATTGGCAAGGGTGGGGAGAAATTGAAGAAAATTTCTACTGAAGCCCGCCTTGATATGGAAAAATTATTTGATACCAAAGTCTTTTTGAAGATTTGGGTGAAAGTGAAATCCGGTTGGGCAGACGATATTCGTTTCCTGCGCGAATTGGGTTTGTAA
- a CDS encoding type IV pilin protein encodes MKHQQGFTLIELLIVVVIAAILATIAYPSYQNYIRQTRLAAVRTQMLHNAQQLERYYTQKSTFVGFPAGNLQQNQYFDISFSEGTASMPNPSDSGYILKAEPNKETNANETCTVYYNDSGIIWASSDKQNCPGYEMPKSE; translated from the coding sequence ATGAAACACCAACAAGGCTTCACACTTATCGAGCTGCTGATAGTCGTTGTGATTGCAGCCATTCTTGCTACCATCGCATATCCGTCTTATCAAAACTATATCCGCCAAACGCGCCTTGCCGCCGTCCGCACGCAGATGCTGCATAACGCCCAACAGCTCGAACGCTACTACACTCAAAAAAGTACATTTGTAGGGTTTCCTGCTGGAAATTTACAGCAGAATCAATATTTCGATATTAGTTTTTCTGAGGGTACGGCTTCTATGCCTAATCCTTCCGATTCAGGTTATATTTTGAAGGCAGAGCCTAACAAAGAAACCAACGCTAATGAAACCTGTACCGTTTATTACAACGACAGCGGTATCATCTGGGCAAGTAGCGACAAGCAAAACTGTCCCGGTTATGAAATGCCAAAATCAGAATAA
- the nusB gene encoding transcription antitermination factor NusB produces the protein MKSPRRRARELAVQAIYQAGINKTAAPEIAKNIHELSQSSNMDEELFNKLFFGAQTHAEEYMEKISPLLDRDEKDLSPIERAVLLVACHELSTMPETPYPVIINEAIEVTKTFGGTDGHKFVNGILDQLASRIRPDEPRRKG, from the coding sequence ATGAAAAGCCCACGCCGCCGCGCACGCGAGCTTGCCGTACAAGCTATTTATCAAGCAGGCATCAACAAAACAGCCGCTCCCGAAATCGCCAAAAACATCCACGAACTGTCCCAATCGTCCAATATGGATGAAGAGCTGTTCAACAAACTGTTTTTCGGCGCACAAACCCATGCCGAAGAATACATGGAAAAAATCAGCCCCCTGCTCGACCGCGACGAAAAAGACCTCAGTCCTATCGAACGCGCCGTTTTGCTGGTTGCCTGCCATGAGCTGAGCACCATGCCTGAGACCCCCTACCCTGTCATCATCAACGAAGCCATCGAAGTCACCAAAACTTTCGGCGGCACCGATGGCCATAAATTCGTTAACGGCATCCTCGACCAACTGGCTTCCCGCATCCGCCCTGACGAACCGCGCCGCAAAGGCTAA
- the coaBC gene encoding bifunctional phosphopantothenoylcysteine decarboxylase/phosphopantothenate--cysteine ligase CoaBC: MSKHILLGITGGIAAYKSCELVRLLKKQGHSVSVVMTDSATEFVSPLTFQALTGNPVLSDTYSGASNNGMAHINLTREADAFLIAPATANTIAKIANGLADNLLTNLVAARKCPLAVAPAMNVEMWNNPANLRNIEQLVSDGITVFYPNSGEQACGETGTGRMVEAVDLADLLEDLWTPKLLSGKKVLITAGATFEAIDPVRGITNISSGQMGMALVRACRAAGAKVTLIYGQIQTALPAGLAHSEQAVSAEAMYQAVHRHIHEQDVFISVAAVADYKVKNSSNEKLKKNGNQPPVIELTENPDILASVAALPSPPFCVGFAAESHQVLEFARAKRLRKNVPMLVANQVSVSMGKPTNQITIIDDLAETSFPETSKRQAANEIVKRLAELLA, encoded by the coding sequence ATGAGCAAACACATTCTCCTCGGCATTACCGGCGGTATTGCGGCGTATAAATCTTGTGAACTGGTCAGGCTGCTGAAAAAGCAAGGACATTCTGTATCAGTAGTGATGACGGATTCTGCGACAGAATTTGTCTCCCCACTGACTTTCCAAGCTTTAACTGGCAACCCTGTTTTATCGGATACCTATTCAGGTGCTTCCAATAATGGCATGGCGCACATCAATCTGACGCGTGAAGCTGACGCATTTCTTATTGCGCCAGCCACTGCCAATACGATTGCCAAAATTGCCAACGGATTAGCTGATAATCTACTGACCAACTTGGTGGCAGCTAGAAAATGTCCTTTGGCCGTTGCACCTGCAATGAATGTCGAAATGTGGAACAACCCTGCCAACCTGCGCAATATTGAGCAACTGGTTTCAGACGGCATTACCGTGTTTTACCCAAACAGTGGCGAACAGGCTTGCGGTGAAACAGGTACAGGTAGAATGGTCGAAGCGGTCGATCTGGCAGATTTGCTAGAAGATTTATGGACACCCAAGCTACTGAGCGGCAAAAAAGTTCTGATTACAGCCGGCGCAACGTTTGAAGCCATTGATCCTGTCCGCGGCATTACCAATATTTCCAGCGGACAAATGGGCATGGCTTTAGTGCGCGCGTGCCGTGCTGCCGGAGCGAAAGTCACGCTGATTTACGGTCAAATTCAGACGGCCTTGCCAGCAGGCTTGGCTCATTCCGAACAAGCTGTCAGCGCAGAAGCCATGTATCAGGCAGTTCACCGCCATATCCATGAACAGGATGTCTTTATTTCCGTTGCAGCCGTTGCAGACTATAAAGTCAAAAACAGCAGCAACGAGAAACTGAAGAAAAACGGTAATCAGCCCCCAGTTATCGAACTGACGGAAAATCCGGATATTCTCGCATCCGTTGCCGCCTTGCCTTCTCCACCATTCTGCGTCGGCTTTGCTGCCGAAAGCCATCAGGTTTTAGAATTTGCACGGGCGAAACGTTTGCGCAAAAACGTTCCAATGCTGGTGGCTAACCAAGTTTCTGTTTCCATGGGTAAGCCAACCAATCAAATCACCATTATTGATGACCTTGCCGAAACCTCATTTCCGGAAACATCCAAACGCCAAGCAGCAAATGAAATCGTCAAACGTTTGGCTGAATTGTTGGCTTGA